A window from Leuconostoc mesenteroides subsp. mesenteroides encodes these proteins:
- the nagB gene encoding glucosamine-6-phosphate deaminase: MKIIRVKDAEQGAEKALEIYHRAVKHGANVLGLATGSTPIPLYQKMATSQIDFSELVSINLDEYLGLDGENEQSYRYFMTKHLFQYKTFKHSYVPDGKSEDHEAAIRAYDKIIADNPIDLQLLGIGRNGHIGFNEPGTPFDSTTHIVNLTQSTVAANARFFDKESDVPTQAISMGIASVMSAKKILLIATGESKADAVAATINGPITEEVPASILQKHSDVTIIIDEAAASKL, from the coding sequence ATGAAAATTATTAGAGTTAAAGATGCTGAACAAGGTGCAGAAAAGGCACTTGAAATTTATCATAGGGCTGTAAAACATGGTGCGAATGTACTAGGTTTGGCAACTGGATCAACACCAATACCCTTATATCAAAAGATGGCAACTAGCCAAATTGATTTTTCTGAATTGGTGTCGATAAACTTAGATGAATATCTTGGTTTGGATGGCGAAAACGAGCAGAGTTATCGTTATTTTATGACCAAACACTTATTTCAATATAAAACATTTAAACATTCCTATGTGCCAGATGGTAAGTCTGAGGATCATGAAGCAGCGATTAGAGCTTATGACAAAATTATTGCTGATAACCCAATTGATTTACAATTATTAGGTATAGGACGCAATGGACATATTGGTTTTAATGAGCCAGGTACACCATTTGATTCAACAACCCATATTGTGAATCTCACACAATCTACAGTTGCTGCTAACGCTCGTTTCTTTGATAAAGAGTCGGATGTTCCTACACAAGCAATTTCTATGGGAATTGCTTCAGTAATGTCTGCCAAGAAAATTTTGCTGATAGCTACGGGAGAAAGTAAAGCAGATGCAGTGGCAGCTACTATCAATGGTCCAATAACCGAAGAAGTGCCAGCGTCGATTCTGCAAAAACATTCGGACGTTACAATCATTATTGATGAGGCAGCAGCGTCAAAGTTGTGA
- a CDS encoding glucose-6-phosphate isomerase, with protein sequence MAHITFDTKNIENFVAEHELDEMQPLITMADEQLRNRSGAGAEYSDWITLPTDYDKDEFARIQAAAKKIQSDSKVLVVIGIGGSYLGAKMAVDFLNPMFNNELADNQRQGVKIYFAGNSTSASYINDLVRVIGDQDFSVNVISKSGTTTEPSIAFRVFKQLLEKKYGTEIAKERIYATTDANRGALHDEAKISGYETFTIPDGVGGRFSVLTAVGLLPIAASGADIEALMAGARDAQEAYSDSDIKNNEAYKYAAVRRILYDKGYTTELLINWEPTMQYLSEWWKQLMGESEGKNQKGIYPSSANFSTDLHSLGQYIQEGRRDLFETVVKLDNPVSNIDLPHEDGNNDGLQYLEGVTIDEVNTKASQGVTLAHVDGGVPNLAVHLPAQDAYSLGYLIYFFEIAVGASGYTFGINPFNQPGVEAYKTAMFALLGKPGYEEQTKVYRARLGE encoded by the coding sequence ATGGCACATATTACATTTGACACAAAGAACATTGAGAATTTTGTTGCAGAGCATGAACTTGATGAAATGCAACCACTAATCACAATGGCAGACGAGCAGCTTCGTAATCGAAGCGGTGCTGGTGCAGAATATTCGGATTGGATTACCTTACCAACTGATTATGATAAAGATGAATTTGCCCGCATTCAAGCTGCTGCTAAGAAAATTCAATCCGATTCGAAGGTCTTGGTTGTTATTGGTATTGGTGGCTCATATCTTGGCGCAAAAATGGCTGTTGATTTCTTGAATCCAATGTTTAATAATGAATTGGCCGACAATCAACGTCAAGGTGTTAAAATTTATTTTGCTGGTAATTCGACATCTGCTTCGTATATCAATGATTTGGTACGAGTGATTGGTGATCAAGACTTTTCCGTTAATGTTATTTCAAAGTCTGGGACAACAACGGAGCCATCAATTGCTTTCCGTGTGTTCAAACAATTACTGGAAAAGAAGTACGGTACTGAAATCGCTAAGGAACGTATTTACGCTACAACTGATGCGAACCGTGGCGCATTGCATGATGAAGCAAAAATTTCAGGATACGAGACATTTACAATTCCTGATGGGGTTGGAGGTCGCTTTTCTGTCTTAACAGCAGTCGGCCTACTGCCAATTGCTGCTTCCGGTGCTGACATTGAAGCTTTGATGGCAGGTGCTAGAGATGCTCAAGAGGCTTATTCTGATTCGGATATAAAAAATAACGAAGCCTACAAATATGCTGCTGTCCGTCGTATATTGTACGATAAGGGTTATACAACTGAACTATTGATTAATTGGGAACCAACAATGCAGTACTTGTCTGAGTGGTGGAAACAGTTAATGGGGGAGTCAGAAGGTAAGAACCAAAAAGGTATCTATCCATCATCTGCAAACTTCTCAACAGATTTGCATTCTTTGGGGCAATATATTCAAGAAGGACGTCGTGATTTGTTTGAAACAGTTGTCAAACTAGACAATCCAGTTTCAAATATTGATCTTCCCCATGAAGATGGTAATAATGATGGGTTACAGTACCTTGAAGGTGTTACAATTGATGAAGTCAACACAAAAGCTTCACAAGGTGTTACATTAGCTCACGTTGATGGTGGGGTACCAAACTTGGCTGTCCACTTACCAGCACAAGATGCCTATTCATTGGGCTATTTGATTTACTTCTTTGAAATCGCTGTTGGTGCATCAGGATACACATTCGGTATTAACCCATTCAACCAACCCGGTGTCGAAGCTTACAAAACAGCAATGTTTGCTTTATTGGGTAAGCCTGGTTATGAAGAACAAACGAAGGTTTATCGAGCTCGTTTAGGTGAATAA
- a CDS encoding GntR family transcriptional regulator, translating into MSKIREPRYRKIAFQIAEKIVNNEYKVGSKLHARSTLSVTFGVSAETARKAINILSDLDIVKPIHGSGIEVLSRERAKYFLNQAQETTNIQTIHDQINDLIETQRTSLNSLSDSLTALFDQTQRVQRHNPLTPYEFSLSDSSKQLGESIGNLNIWQNTGATIIAILHNEELVVSPGPYAVIESGDTLYFVGTEMAFHAVQNFFQ; encoded by the coding sequence ATGTCAAAAATCAGAGAACCGCGTTACCGAAAAATAGCCTTTCAAATAGCTGAAAAAATTGTTAATAACGAGTACAAAGTCGGATCCAAACTTCACGCCAGGTCAACTTTGTCCGTAACGTTTGGTGTTTCAGCAGAGACTGCTCGAAAAGCTATTAATATTTTATCGGACCTCGATATTGTTAAACCCATACACGGTAGTGGTATTGAAGTATTATCACGTGAAAGAGCAAAATATTTTTTGAATCAAGCCCAAGAAACGACGAATATTCAAACAATTCATGATCAGATTAACGATTTAATTGAGACCCAAAGAACGTCTTTAAATAGTCTTTCTGATTCCCTAACGGCTTTATTTGACCAAACACAACGTGTACAACGTCATAATCCATTAACACCTTACGAATTTAGCCTATCAGATTCTTCTAAACAACTTGGCGAATCAATTGGCAACCTGAATATATGGCAAAATACCGGCGCAACTATAATCGCTATTTTACATAATGAAGAACTTGTCGTATCACCTGGACCCTATGCTGTCATTGAGAGCGGGGATACACTTTATTTTGTTGGTACTGAAATGGCTTTTCATGCTGTTCAAAATTTTTTCCAATAA
- a CDS encoding betaine/proline/choline family ABC transporter ATP-binding protein (Members of the family are the ATP-binding subunit of ABC transporters for substrates such as betaine, L-proline or other amino acids, choline, carnitine, etc. The substrate specificity is best determined from the substrate-binding subunit, rather than this subunit, as it interacts with the permease subunit and not with substrate directly.), with protein sequence MPKVEIKHLTKIFGKRPKAAMKMVKQNKSKNEIVEKTGSTVGVYDINMSIEEGEIFVIMGLSGSGKSTLIRLLNRLIEPTAGQLFIDGQEITKLNKKQMIEIRRKKMSMVFQNFALFPHRTLLENTEYGLEIQGVGKEERRKRAEQALKNSKLLSFKDQYPHQLSGGMQQRVGLSRALTNDPDILLMDEAFSALDPLVRGEMQDELLDLQANVEKTIIFITHDLNEALRIGDHIAIMKDGQVQQIGTGEEILTNPANDYVKTFVGDVDRSKVLTADSIMIPALTSNIYVDGPTVALRKMTAEEVSGLVAVNRHRQLEGYLSSEEAIRARREKMPLADVLTEMPKIKPDTLIMDIMPIIYDAQTPVAVVDDDNRVKGVVIRGAVLKALADTEGEDDNE encoded by the coding sequence ATGCCAAAAGTAGAAATTAAGCATCTCACCAAAATATTCGGTAAGCGTCCAAAAGCTGCGATGAAAATGGTGAAGCAAAACAAAAGTAAGAACGAAATCGTTGAGAAGACAGGGAGCACGGTTGGTGTCTATGATATCAACATGTCAATTGAAGAAGGCGAAATTTTTGTTATCATGGGGCTGTCTGGTTCAGGAAAATCAACGTTGATTCGCTTACTAAACCGTCTAATTGAACCAACAGCGGGGCAATTGTTTATTGACGGTCAAGAAATTACTAAATTGAATAAAAAACAGATGATAGAAATTCGTCGTAAAAAAATGAGTATGGTTTTCCAGAACTTTGCTCTATTCCCACACCGTACTCTGTTAGAAAACACAGAGTACGGTTTAGAAATCCAAGGTGTAGGGAAAGAAGAACGACGTAAACGAGCAGAGCAAGCTTTAAAAAATTCTAAATTGCTATCATTTAAAGATCAATATCCACACCAATTATCTGGTGGTATGCAACAACGAGTTGGTTTATCTCGAGCACTAACCAATGATCCTGATATTTTGTTAATGGATGAAGCCTTTTCAGCATTAGATCCTTTGGTACGTGGAGAAATGCAAGACGAGTTATTAGATTTGCAGGCGAATGTTGAAAAAACAATTATTTTTATTACCCATGATTTAAATGAGGCCTTACGAATAGGTGACCATATCGCTATTATGAAAGATGGTCAGGTACAACAAATTGGTACTGGGGAAGAAATTCTTACGAATCCAGCCAATGATTATGTGAAAACCTTCGTGGGTGATGTTGATCGTTCTAAGGTATTGACGGCGGACAGTATTATGATCCCAGCTTTAACATCAAACATTTATGTTGATGGGCCAACTGTTGCGCTGAGAAAAATGACGGCAGAAGAAGTTTCAGGCCTCGTTGCAGTTAATCGTCATCGTCAACTTGAAGGCTATTTGTCATCAGAAGAGGCGATTCGCGCACGTCGTGAAAAGATGCCACTTGCAGATGTGCTCACGGAAATGCCAAAGATTAAACCTGACACGCTTATCATGGATATCATGCCTATTATTTATGATGCTCAGACACCTGTGGCCGTTGTAGATGACGATAACCGTGTGAAAGGTGTTGTTATTCGTGGCGCAGTATTGAAGGCACTTGCTGATACGGAAGGGGAAGATGACAATGAATAA
- a CDS encoding ABC transporter permease subunit, whose product MTMNNLVNIPKIPLEDWVSSAVSWLTTNLSGFFDAIQSGGQYIMDALTNGLIAVPMPLMIIGITIIAIVTSPKKIGFPLFTFLGLLLIANQGLWYDLMNTVTLVIMASIVSLIIGIPLGILTAKSQKTAVVVQPILDFMQTMPGFVYLIPAVAFFGIGVVPGVFASIIFALPPMVRMTSLGIRQVPVDLVEAADSFGSTTWQKLFKLELPNAKNTILAGANQTIMLALSMVVTASMIGAPGLGRGVLSAVQHADVGSGFVNGLGLVILAIVIDRFTQKFNTQPGQKAVTKPWRRWTVLAALLVMIGGGVVNAFTSDKTTGEKVTIGYVEWDSEVASSNVLAESLRQHGYDVTLTPLDNAVLWQSLSNKQVDISVSAWLPDTHKPLYDKYKDDVTLLGTNLKGVKTGLVVPDYMDVNSISDLTTQANKTVTGIEPGAGEMATAANALKSYSNLSGWNLSASSSGAMVSALDKAYKNKQDIVVTGWSPHWMFSKYHLKFLSDPKNVFGSGETINTVVNKKFKTSNPKAYKVADKFNWTKEDMESVMLDIQNGQTPKQAAAKWIKSHQKLVDSWYK is encoded by the coding sequence ATGACAATGAATAATTTAGTAAATATTCCAAAAATTCCACTTGAAGATTGGGTCAGTTCAGCGGTTTCGTGGTTAACTACTAATTTATCCGGATTTTTTGATGCCATTCAATCTGGCGGTCAATATATCATGGATGCCTTAACAAATGGTTTAATTGCTGTACCTATGCCACTAATGATTATTGGTATCACAATAATTGCCATTGTTACGTCACCGAAAAAGATTGGTTTTCCATTATTCACATTCTTAGGACTTTTGTTAATTGCCAATCAAGGACTTTGGTATGACTTAATGAATACTGTTACATTGGTAATCATGGCGTCTATTGTTTCGTTGATTATTGGTATACCGCTTGGGATTTTAACAGCAAAGTCGCAAAAGACTGCGGTAGTCGTTCAACCAATCTTAGACTTTATGCAGACTATGCCAGGATTTGTTTATTTGATTCCTGCTGTTGCTTTCTTTGGTATTGGTGTGGTGCCTGGCGTCTTTGCGTCGATAATTTTTGCCTTACCACCAATGGTCCGTATGACTAGCTTAGGTATTCGTCAAGTTCCAGTTGACTTAGTCGAAGCAGCTGATTCATTTGGATCAACTACTTGGCAAAAATTATTTAAACTAGAACTGCCTAATGCCAAAAATACTATTTTAGCAGGTGCTAATCAAACAATCATGTTAGCATTGTCGATGGTTGTTACGGCTTCTATGATTGGTGCACCAGGTCTTGGACGTGGTGTCTTGTCTGCAGTTCAACATGCCGATGTTGGTTCTGGATTTGTTAATGGTCTTGGATTGGTGATTTTAGCAATTGTTATTGATCGTTTTACACAAAAGTTTAATACTCAACCAGGACAAAAGGCAGTGACAAAACCATGGCGTCGTTGGACGGTACTTGCAGCTTTGTTGGTTATGATTGGTGGTGGTGTTGTCAACGCCTTCACTTCCGATAAAACAACGGGTGAAAAAGTTACTATTGGTTACGTTGAATGGGATTCAGAAGTTGCCTCTTCGAATGTACTGGCTGAATCATTACGACAACATGGATATGATGTCACGTTAACGCCATTAGATAACGCTGTTTTGTGGCAATCACTATCTAATAAGCAAGTTGATATTTCAGTTTCAGCATGGTTGCCGGATACACATAAGCCTTTGTATGATAAGTACAAAGATGATGTGACATTGCTTGGTACTAATTTGAAAGGTGTTAAAACTGGATTAGTTGTTCCTGATTACATGGATGTAAATTCTATTAGTGATTTAACAACTCAAGCAAATAAAACAGTCACGGGCATTGAGCCAGGAGCCGGTGAAATGGCCACAGCCGCTAATGCTTTGAAGTCTTATTCAAACTTATCAGGTTGGAACTTATCAGCCTCGTCTTCAGGTGCTATGGTGTCCGCATTGGACAAAGCTTACAAAAATAAGCAAGATATTGTGGTGACTGGCTGGTCACCACACTGGATGTTTAGTAAGTACCACTTGAAGTTCTTGTCTGATCCAAAAAATGTATTTGGATCTGGAGAAACCATTAATACGGTTGTGAATAAGAAGTTTAAAACTTCTAACCCTAAGGCCTATAAGGTTGCTGACAAATTTAATTGGACGAAAGAAGACATGGAATCAGTCATGCTTGACATTCAAAATGGTCAAACACCAAAGCAGGCTGCTGCTAAATGGATTAAATCACATCAAAAGTTAGTTGATAGTTGGTATAAATAA
- a CDS encoding substrate-binding protein, with product MDNTPYFLKNPKWYKYEERQTSNGIPFQRFELTKHASPEAITSFKQTMITIGPDSSIDPDNLNRFQQALGYAERQHLFIEKNGLSTESWQKEHELITYAIRSYQLLSDDLVAPNTLIFKPRIAFLYKRFLKENPTRIDDIDLCQFIITQDKKMTIQNNK from the coding sequence TTGGACAATACACCATACTTCTTAAAAAATCCCAAATGGTATAAATATGAAGAACGTCAGACTAGCAATGGCATCCCCTTTCAACGTTTTGAATTAACGAAACACGCATCACCAGAAGCAATAACTAGTTTTAAACAAACAATGATTACCATTGGACCTGACTCTTCTATTGATCCTGATAATTTAAATCGATTTCAACAAGCTTTGGGATATGCAGAACGTCAACACTTATTCATTGAAAAAAACGGGTTAAGTACAGAATCATGGCAAAAAGAACATGAACTGATAACGTATGCGATTCGAAGCTATCAGTTACTGAGCGATGATCTAGTAGCACCCAATACTTTGATTTTTAAGCCACGTATCGCTTTCTTATACAAACGATTTCTAAAAGAAAATCCCACCCGTATTGATGACATAGACTTGTGTCAGTTTATCATTACACAAGATAAAAAGATGACGATTCAAAATAACAAATAA
- a CDS encoding ABC transporter permease gives MTNQLFIVIKDTFLSQFKSRGYWMLVLSPLIFAAVAGAVIFGITKMQGNTTPNIAVVGNSDVRHILVQAEKELDIHVSNITDEKKANEALQNAKLDGILTVNQDDATITTQPKSEQIPKEQITAILGNLSRAQKATQYGLTAEQTANLVQPYNLKSVVKQAKQSTNSSNTESANQLIASAIGIITMIIVMWYTSMIANTIANEKSSRIMEILLAATSARVQYFGKIIGIFALVTTHLLIYVIAGFAAFNFFKENSFVKGLASNLNGVTLSFIIYAVIFVLVSVALYLVLTSMIASLINDNAQVQQAIQPISMIAMVGYVFSFIMTQMPNNLLIRILSYIPFASQSMMPIRLVTHTEGWPAAIIALLIAVITLLLLLWFGQGIYARNVLSYSDEPIMKQLTARLRRR, from the coding sequence ATGACTAATCAACTTTTTATTGTTATTAAAGACACTTTTCTCAGCCAATTTAAATCACGTGGCTACTGGATGCTTGTACTTTCTCCTTTGATTTTCGCTGCTGTAGCAGGTGCTGTTATCTTTGGTATTACCAAAATGCAAGGCAATACAACACCTAATATTGCTGTTGTTGGTAATTCAGATGTCCGCCATATTTTAGTCCAAGCAGAAAAAGAATTAGACATCCATGTTTCCAACATAACCGATGAGAAAAAAGCCAATGAGGCACTGCAAAACGCAAAATTAGATGGCATATTGACTGTCAACCAGGATGATGCCACAATCACCACACAACCTAAAAGTGAACAAATTCCAAAAGAACAAATCACTGCTATATTAGGTAATCTCTCACGCGCACAAAAAGCTACTCAATATGGACTAACAGCTGAACAAACGGCTAATTTAGTCCAACCTTATAACTTGAAAAGCGTTGTCAAACAAGCAAAGCAATCAACTAATAGTAGCAATACTGAAAGTGCTAACCAATTAATAGCCAGTGCAATTGGTATCATCACTATGATTATAGTCATGTGGTATACGTCAATGATTGCAAATACAATCGCCAATGAAAAATCATCTCGCATTATGGAAATTCTATTGGCAGCGACATCTGCACGCGTACAATATTTTGGGAAGATTATCGGCATTTTTGCTCTAGTAACCACACATCTGCTGATCTACGTCATCGCTGGATTTGCAGCTTTCAACTTCTTTAAAGAAAACAGTTTTGTAAAAGGATTAGCATCTAACTTAAATGGTGTGACATTATCATTTATAATCTATGCAGTAATTTTTGTTCTTGTTTCCGTTGCGCTGTACTTAGTGCTAACCTCAATGATTGCCTCCCTAATTAATGATAATGCACAAGTTCAGCAGGCTATTCAACCCATTTCCATGATTGCTATGGTTGGCTATGTATTTAGCTTTATCATGACTCAAATGCCGAATAATCTCTTGATTCGTATTCTTAGTTATATACCATTTGCCTCTCAAAGTATGATGCCAATACGACTTGTTACGCATACTGAAGGCTGGCCGGCAGCAATAATTGCATTGCTTATTGCTGTTATCACTTTATTGTTACTACTATGGTTCGGTCAAGGAATTTACGCCAGAAACGTGCTATCGTACTCTGATGAACCAATTATGAAACAATTAACAGCAAGACTGCGTCGCAGGTAA
- a CDS encoding ATP-binding cassette domain-containing protein, protein MIQLTNLNKTFGQKIAVSDMNMTLTEGKVMGLIGQNGAGKTTTFRMLLNFIKPTSGTITWNDQPITQNDKQRIGFLPEERGLYQKRTVEEQILYFAELHGMKRSDARIALKDWMKRLDVVGKASDKVQSLSKGNAQKVQMIASLIFEPSLLILDEPFSGLDPVNTSLMMDEIMRLRDNGAMIIFSSHDMNNVTKISDNLTMLKRGKIVLQGPVQNIREQFGRTRIYVESSTSIAALKAIDGVTSVTPHGVGYNLILSEEKAGHRVFDIVTKDGYIPAFSQQPPTLDDIFRQEVAIHD, encoded by the coding sequence ATGATTCAACTGACCAATCTTAACAAGACGTTTGGGCAAAAAATTGCTGTCTCTGATATGAACATGACACTGACTGAGGGCAAAGTAATGGGACTTATTGGGCAAAATGGCGCCGGCAAAACAACCACCTTCCGTATGCTTTTAAACTTCATTAAACCAACGTCGGGCACAATCACTTGGAACGACCAACCCATTACCCAAAATGATAAACAGCGTATTGGTTTCTTACCTGAAGAGCGTGGTTTATACCAAAAACGAACTGTTGAAGAACAAATACTATACTTTGCAGAATTACATGGTATGAAACGATCAGATGCCCGCATTGCATTAAAGGATTGGATGAAACGGCTTGATGTCGTTGGTAAAGCAAGCGATAAAGTACAGTCACTTTCCAAAGGAAACGCACAAAAAGTTCAAATGATTGCTTCACTAATTTTTGAACCTAGTCTACTTATACTCGACGAACCTTTTTCTGGTTTAGATCCCGTCAATACAAGTTTAATGATGGATGAAATCATGCGTCTACGTGATAATGGTGCAATGATTATTTTTTCAAGTCACGACATGAATAATGTGACCAAAATCTCTGATAACCTCACTATGTTAAAACGTGGAAAAATTGTTCTTCAAGGTCCTGTGCAAAATATTCGTGAACAATTTGGTCGCACACGTATTTACGTAGAATCCTCTACTTCAATTGCAGCATTGAAAGCTATTGATGGCGTCACATCAGTTACCCCACATGGTGTCGGCTATAACTTAATTTTGTCAGAAGAAAAGGCTGGTCACCGTGTGTTTGATATCGTTACAAAAGATGGCTATATTCCCGCTTTCAGCCAACAACCACCAACACTTGATGATATTTTCCGCCAGGAGGTCGCTATTCATGACTAA
- a CDS encoding helix-turn-helix domain-containing protein — translation MINRIQELRKSRKLTQAELAAELEVTRQTVISLEKGKYNASLFLAHRIAEFFDLPIEDVFIFERGK, via the coding sequence TTGATAAATCGTATTCAAGAACTAAGGAAATCACGTAAATTAACTCAAGCAGAGCTTGCTGCTGAACTTGAAGTAACACGTCAGACCGTGATATCACTCGAAAAAGGTAAATATAATGCCTCTTTGTTTTTGGCGCATCGAATTGCCGAGTTCTTTGACCTACCGATTGAGGATGTCTTTATTTTTGAAAGGGGAAAATAA
- a CDS encoding helix-turn-helix domain-containing protein → MTNNIRLVRKHQQKLLKDVSKDLKIPVNTLSNYERGDREPKLETWIKLSDYFDVPVGYLQGIRSPENEDEYYNQLIQQTIHSSNNYMQNSDDEVFKGWLMFITSLYEQSKADKKIADVDALITALSLISNEIVMGIEPSNGQSGVDEGLNLLNQTIKKLQSKKHVIHGSNEIKYLSDSEYLNFLKAQNKKASDDKPETER, encoded by the coding sequence ATGACCAATAACATTCGATTAGTGCGTAAGCATCAACAAAAATTGCTTAAAGATGTATCAAAAGACTTGAAAATCCCAGTCAATACACTGTCAAACTATGAACGTGGGGACCGGGAACCTAAGCTAGAAACTTGGATAAAGTTATCTGATTATTTTGATGTCCCGGTTGGATATCTTCAAGGTATTCGCTCTCCTGAAAACGAAGATGAATACTACAATCAACTAATTCAGCAGACTATACATTCTTCTAATAACTACATGCAAAATTCTGATGATGAAGTATTTAAAGGTTGGCTAATGTTCATTACTTCTCTCTATGAGCAAAGTAAAGCTGATAAAAAAATAGCAGATGTTGATGCTTTAATTACTGCATTGAGCCTTATCAGTAATGAAATAGTGATGGGTATTGAGCCAAGCAATGGCCAAAGCGGTGTTGATGAAGGTCTAAATCTCTTAAATCAAACTATAAAAAAACTGCAATCAAAAAAGCACGTTATTCACGGATCAAACGAGATAAAGTATCTATCTGATTCAGAGTATTTAAACTTCCTAAAAGCCCAAAATAAAAAAGCCTCTGACGATAAGCCAGAGACAGAAAGATAA
- a CDS encoding DUF722 domain-containing protein, whose product MADKTDELLTNYYSGVIDMKILLRRSELQWQPHDDDNAGIKSLNKHTRPLDDLIAKYEADSILHELTKQRDAIKRLETTFSEETKQIVQMHYDRRERLSWVVISLRMNLSERTCRTYQKTFKDSVAQTFNELDIAV is encoded by the coding sequence ATGGCGGATAAGACAGATGAATTATTAACCAACTATTACAGTGGTGTGATTGATATGAAGATTCTTTTACGTAGATCAGAACTACAATGGCAACCACATGATGATGACAATGCTGGTATTAAGTCATTAAACAAGCACACACGACCTTTAGATGATTTGATAGCTAAGTATGAGGCAGACAGCATCTTACATGAACTAACAAAGCAACGTGATGCTATTAAACGATTAGAGACGACATTCAGTGAAGAAACAAAGCAGATAGTACAAATGCACTATGATAGACGTGAACGGCTGTCTTGGGTAGTTATCTCATTACGTATGAATTTATCAGAGCGAACATGCCGTACTTATCAAAAGACATTTAAGGATAGTGTTGCACAAACATTTAATGAGTTAGACATTGCTGTATAA
- a CDS encoding HNH endonuclease, whose amino-acid sequence MRLHRCAEIGCHELIKLGFDYCDKHYQLRINDYHNRKSEADKLSSKTLRGQHDIAERNREYNSSVRDELGHEFYNTKQWKRISEYIKQRDMYTSSVDGRVYGKGDLIVDHLIPRRLLNTMAEQYDVSNLWLLTKAQHNHKTAIENKISDNKLKHLSRDWWIKILKD is encoded by the coding sequence ATGAGATTACATAGATGTGCCGAGATTGGTTGCCATGAACTGATTAAGTTAGGCTTTGATTATTGTGATAAGCATTATCAACTAAGAATAAATGATTACCACAATAGAAAGTCTGAAGCAGATAAACTAAGTTCCAAAACATTACGAGGTCAGCATGACATTGCAGAACGTAACCGAGAATACAATTCAAGTGTTCGAGATGAGTTAGGACATGAGTTCTATAATACTAAGCAATGGAAACGGATTAGTGAATATATTAAGCAACGAGATATGTATACCAGTTCTGTTGATGGTCGAGTATATGGTAAGGGTGATCTAATTGTTGACCACCTCATACCAAGACGACTACTCAATACTATGGCTGAACAATATGATGTGAGTAATCTATGGTTACTGACAAAAGCACAACATAATCATAAAACAGCTATTGAGAATAAAATAAGTGATAACAAGTTGAAACATTTAAGCCGTGACTGGTGGATAAAGATATTAAAGGATTGA